A stretch of Dietzia lutea DNA encodes these proteins:
- a CDS encoding GTP pyrophosphokinase, with protein sequence MKKAAPSFEAMRDSITDIAGLRITCSCVSDVYRVARMLTEQDDVSILEVKDYIAQPKLNGYRSLHVLVQIPVFLSDKVAPVTVDLQLRTVARDFWASLEHKILYK encoded by the coding sequence GTGAAGAAAGCAGCCCCGTCGTTCGAGGCGATGCGTGACTCCATCACCGATATCGCAGGATTGCGGATCACCTGCAGCTGCGTCTCAGATGTCTACCGCGTCGCCAGGATGCTCACCGAACAGGATGACGTATCGATACTGGAGGTCAAGGACTACATCGCCCAGCCGAAACTGAACGGGTACCGTAGCCTCCACGTGCTCGTGCAGATCCCAGTATTCCTTTCTGACAAGGTCGCGCCGGTGACGGTGGATCTCCAGCTTCGCACAGTGGCGAGGGACTTCTGGGCGAGTCTGGAGCACAAGATTCTCTACAAGTAG